The Geomonas agri genome contains the following window.
ATTCCCCCGCAGCAGCGCGAGGAGCAGGACCCGCAACTGCGCAAACAGGAGGCTGGCTTCGGCATCCTCAAGAAAACCAGGGGAGGGTCAAAATGAGCGTGCAGCAGAGTTACCATGCCCTGTCGCGGCTTTTCGAGTACCCCCAAGAGCGGGAAGAGCTGCTGACTTCCTACGACGCCCTCTCCTCCTACCTGAGGCGGAGCGGCATCGACTCGCGCACCCATCTCTTTGGCGAAATGCTGAGCGAGTCCAGCCTGGCAGAGTTGCAAGAGGACTATGTGGCCCGCTTTGACTTCAACCCGGCGGCGGCCCCCTACCTGGGGCACCACCTGTACGGCGACAACCAGAAGAAGGGCGGCTACATGATCCAGGTGAAACAGGAGTACGGCAGGCACGACTTCGAGGCGTCAGCCGAAGAGCTGCCGGACCACCTGGGCGTAGTGCTCGCGTTCCTGGCGCACCTCGCCAGCCGCGGCGAGGATGCTGTCCGCCGCGAGTTCATCGAGAAACTGGTTCTACCCGGGATTAACAAGCTGCTCGGGAGTTCCGTTGAGCGCGACGCATCCCCCTGGCTCACCCTGGTAGAGGCGGCCGAGCTTTTGTGCAGCGCGGACTGCCGTGAGGAGGCAACATGCTGAACTCTTTGATCTTCATTGCCCTACCCTATGCGGCCCTGGCGCTAGTGCTCCTGGTCACCCCGTATCGCTTTTTGAGCAACCGGCTCACCTGGTCCGCCTATTCGACGCAGTTCCTGGAGCGCAAGATCCTCTACTGGGGGATAAACCCGTGGCACTACGGCATCCTGCCAATCCTGCTGGCGCACATCCTCGGCTTCGCCTTTTCGGGGATCTTCAAGCCCTTCCTCGGCAACCCAGCGACCCTGGTGGGCGTGGAAAGCGTCCTCTTCGGGCTGGGGGCCTTCGCCGTGCTGGGGGTGCTGCTCCTGTTGCTGCGCCGCGTCAACTCGGGGATGCTGAAGCGGGTCACCTTCAGCTCCGACTGGCTGATCCTGTACCTGCTGCTGTTCCAGGCCGGCACCGGGATCTACATCGGCTACTTCATGCGCTGGGGCTCGCAGTGGTACCTGCATACTGCGGTTCCGTATCTCTGGTCCATAGTCTCGTTCCAGCCGCAGATCGACTACGTCGCGGATCTCCCGATGGTGTTCAAGCTGCACGCCGCCTGCGCATTCCTGATCGTCGCCGTGCTGCCGTTCACCAAGCTGGTGCACATGCTCTACCTGCCGTTCGATTTC
Protein-coding sequences here:
- a CDS encoding respiratory nitrate reductase subunit gamma, with amino-acid sequence MLNSLIFIALPYAALALVLLVTPYRFLSNRLTWSAYSTQFLERKILYWGINPWHYGILPILLAHILGFAFSGIFKPFLGNPATLVGVESVLFGLGAFAVLGVLLLLLRRVNSGMLKRVTFSSDWLILYLLLFQAGTGIYIGYFMRWGSQWYLHTAVPYLWSIVSFQPQIDYVADLPMVFKLHAACAFLIVAVLPFTKLVHMLYLPFDFLKDPPLLYRWRSK
- the narJ gene encoding nitrate reductase molybdenum cofactor assembly chaperone → MSVQQSYHALSRLFEYPQEREELLTSYDALSSYLRRSGIDSRTHLFGEMLSESSLAELQEDYVARFDFNPAAAPYLGHHLYGDNQKKGGYMIQVKQEYGRHDFEASAEELPDHLGVVLAFLAHLASRGEDAVRREFIEKLVLPGINKLLGSSVERDASPWLTLVEAAELLCSADCREEATC